The following are encoded together in the bacterium genome:
- a CDS encoding Bbp16 family capsid cement protein has product MYIEYNGILSDAQDETTVDSHISDNVVDWGAAGRRFYEPLWYVFRIDTAIVSAGGGTLRIQMVTSAAEALTSNTVLWDSGVIANATIVAWAVGAIPYVIPVVGQGTLLQYFGAIYTIGTDVFTAGAWDMLPVINPPAPIL; this is encoded by the coding sequence GTGTACATCGAGTACAACGGCATCCTCTCGGATGCTCAGGACGAGACGACGGTCGACTCCCACATCTCCGACAACGTGGTCGACTGGGGCGCGGCCGGGCGGCGGTTCTACGAGCCGCTGTGGTACGTGTTCCGGATCGACACGGCGATCGTGTCCGCCGGCGGTGGCACGCTGAGGATCCAGATGGTGACCTCGGCAGCGGAGGCCCTGACCTCCAACACGGTCCTGTGGGACAGCGGCGTGATCGCCAACGCGACCATCGTCGCGTGGGCTGTAGGGGCGATCCCCTACGTGATCCCCGTGGTCGGCCAGGGAACGCTACTCCAGTACTTCGGTGCGATCTACACGATCGGCACCGACGTCTTCACCGCGGGCGCCTGGGACATGCTCCCGGTCATCAACCCGCCGGCACCGATACTGTAG